GCGGTGCGGGCCGACGTCACCGACGAGGAGGCGCTGCGGGCGCTGGCCATCTGGGAGTACGACGCGGTCGTGGTGGCCATGGGCAACCTGCAGGTCAGCCTGCTTACCACCATCCTCCTCAAAGAGATGGGCACCAAGTACGTCATCGCCAAGGCCGCCTCGGAGATCCACGGAAAAGTGCTCCGCAAGCTGGGAGCGGACCGGGTGGTGTTCCCCGAGCGTGACATGGGGGTGCGGGTGGCCCGCAATCTCACCGCCTTCCGGGTGGTGGACCACCTGGAAGTGTCCCCCGAGTTCAGCCTCGTGGAACTCACCGCCGGCAAAGAAATGGCCGGCAAGACCTTACGCCAGCTCAGCCTGCGCGCTCGGTACGGGGTCAACGTCCTCATGATAAAAAAGGGCCAGGAGGCCACATATCTGCCTCTGGCGGACGAAGTGGTGAACGAAGGCGACGTGCTGGTGGTGGCGGGTCGCAACGAGGCGCTGGCCCGCTTCGAGAAGGTGCTGGAAGAGGCAGCCCGCGTCGGCCACCTTCCCTAGCCCGCGTAGCCGGTGCCGCGATTCCAAATTTAGTGGACTTGCGTTTTCCTTGACGGCTGCGACGGTCCGTCATATAATACGGCTTGAACTGCATTAACGCGAACGGCCGTGATGGGGAGCAGTAGGCCGTGGCTGCCCGGTCAGAGAGCCGGTGGGTGGTGCAAACCGGTCGAGCGGCAGGCCGAACTCACCCCGGAGCCGATGCAGCGAAGGGCCCGTCGGGTGCGTGAGGGAATGAGCTGGCTTCCAGTTCACCAGGTTGCCTCACGCGGGGATGCGGGAGGGCTCGGGTAGCTGCAACCGGGTCGATGCCCGTTACAGCCATGAGTGGATAAAGCGTGGGGCCGTAGCTCAGTTGGGAGAGCGCATGAATGGCATTCATGAGGTCGTGGGTTCGACTCCCATCGGCTCCACCAGAGTTTTTCTTGCTTTATCAAGCGGGGTGGTACCGCGGGAGGATTCCCGTCCCCATGGGGGACGGGAATTTTTCGTAGCCAGGGCGGTTTTCCCGGGGTGCCCTCCATCAGGGGAGGTAGTGAGTTGGCCACGGGTTACGAGCCTCACAGCCGCGAACTTTACTGGCTCGACCGCTGGGAAGAGTGGGACCTCTACCGGGCCGAGCAGGATCCTTCCCGGCCCAAGTATTACTGTCTGGAGATGTTCCCCTACCCGTCGGGCGACTTTCACATGGGTCACTCGCGCAACTACACCATCGGGGACGTACTGGCCCGCTTCCGCCGCATGAACGGGTATAACGTGCTCCACCCCATGGGGTACGACGCCTTCGGTCTTCCCGCGGAGAATGCAGCTATCCTGCGGGGCATGCATCCCGCCCGGTGGACATGGGGGAATATCGACAAGCTGCGCTACTGGTTCCGCCGCATGGGGTATTCCTACGACTGGGAGCGGGAGATATCCACCTGCCACCCGGATTACTATCGGTGGACCCAGTGGATGTTCCTGTTCCTGCACCGCCGCGGGCTTACCTACCGCGCCCGTGCTCCCGTCAACTGGTGCCCCCGCTGCGCCACCGTGCTGGCCAATGAACAGGTGGTGCAGGGGGGATGCTGGCGCTGCCACACCCCGGTGGTGAGGAAGGAACTGGAGCAATGGTTCTTCCGCATCACCGCCTATGCCGACCGGCTGCTGGAAGATCTCAAGCTGCTGGATGGGTGGCCGGAGCGGGTGAAGGTAATGCAGGCCAACTGGATTGGGCGCTCCGAGGGAGCAGAAATCCGCTTCCCGGTGGAAGAACTTGGCGAGGACATCACCGTGTTCACCACCCGGCAGGACACGCTGTACGGCGCGACCTTCATGGTCCTGGCCCCAGAACACCCCCTGGTCAAGCGGTTGGTGGCGGGTAAGCCCCATGAGGCTCGGGTGCTGGAGTTCGTGGCCGAGGCCACCCGGCGGCAGCAGCAACCGGATGAAGCGGTGGCCGAACGCCCCAAAGAGGGGATTTTCCTGGGCTCATACTGCCGCAATCCGGCCACCGGCGAACGGATGCCCATCTGGGTGGCCGATTACGTGCTCATGGAGTACGGGACGGGGGCGGTGATGGGGGTTCCCGCCCACGACCAGCGCGACTTCGAGTTCGCCCGCCAGCACGGGCTGCCCGTGCGGGTGGTCATCCAGCCCCCTGGAGGGAACCTGGATGGGGAGACCATGTCCATGGCCTACGACGGGCCCGGCGTCATGGTGAACTCGGGCCCCTTCGACGGGACTCCCAGCGAAGAGGGCAGGGCCCGCGTTACGGCCTGGGGTCAGGAGCAGGGTTGGGCGCGGCCCGCCGTCCAGTACCGGCTGCGCGACTGGTTGGTATCCCGCCAGAGGTACTGGGGTGCACCCATCCCCGTGGTCTACTGCGAAAAGTGCGGCATCGTGCCCGTCCCCGAGGAAGATCTGCCCGTGCTGCTGCCCGAGGTGGTGGATTTCTCGCCCAGGGGCATGTCTCCCCTGGCCACGTCCCGGGAGTTCGTGGAGACCACCTGCCCCACCTGCCGGGGGCCGGCCCGGCGGGAGACGGATACCATGGATACCTTTGTGTGCTCCTCCTGGTACTACATGCGCTTCGTCTCTCCCCGCTACACGGCGGGGCCCTTCCAGAAGGAGGCGGCCTTCTACTGGCTGCCCGTTGACCAGTACACGGGCGGCATAGAGCACGCAGTGCTGCACCTCCTGTATTCCCGGTTCTTCACCAAGGTGCTGTACGACGCCGGGCTGGTCCCCGAGCCGGAACCCTTCCGCCGCCTGCTCACCCAGGGGATGGTGCTCAAGGACGGGGCGGCCATGTCCAAGTCGCGGGGCAACGTGGTGGAGCCGGGACCCATCGTGGAAAAGTACGGTGCCGATACCGCCCGCATATTCGTGCTGTTTGCTGCCCCGCCCGAGAAGGAGATCGATTGGTCGGAGCGGGGCGTGGAAGGCGCCTTCCGCTTCCTGATGCGGGTGTGGCGCCTGGGCGAGGTGCGGCACGGCCTCTTCCGTCAGGTTTCCGGTGAGCCCGGGAGTGAGGTAGACAGCGCCGGGAGGGAGGTACGGCGCCTGGTACACCGCACCATCAAGAAGGTCACGGAGGACGTGCGGGACCGCTACATGATGAACACGGCTCTGGCCGCCCTCATGGAGATGGTCAACGGCCTGTATGCGTACGTGGGCGAGGATCGCACCGGTGGCGACCCGGAGGTGGTGGCCGAGGCCCTTCACAGCCTGGCCCGTCTTCTGGCGCCGTTTGCGCCCTTCCTGGCGGAAGAAATGTGGCACCACCTGGGAGGGGACGGGAGCGTGCACAGGCAGCCGTGGCCTGCCTACGATCCTGCCCTGGTGGCGGTCGAGGAAGTGACCGTGGTGGTGCAGGTCGACGGGCGGGTGCGTCATCGCTTCCAGGCCCCGGCCGATGCCACCCCCGAGGACCTGGAGGCTCAGGCGCTGGCGGCACCGCGGGTGCGGCAGTTCCTGGCTGGCAGGGAGGTGGCCCGCGTGGTGACCGTCCCCGGCAAGCTGGTGAGCATCGCCACCGTCCCTCTGGCTGACAGGAGTAGCCGTTCTCCTTGAGGTGGAACGGGGCCCGGAACAGCCCGCCGGGGACCATGTTTCCTGGTGGAAGGAACTGGGTAGCGTGATGGCGAAACAGTAAAGGGGCGGCTCCCGCTGAGGGAGCCGTCTGCCTATGCTGACCTGTACTGGCCTGAGCTGCAGGGGGGAGGTGCGGGGGCAGTGTCTTCGCCTGAGCGTCTGGCCACGGTAGTGCTGCTCAGCCTGGCCCTGCTGGCGGTACCGGTTACCCTGTGGCGTCATGGTGCCCTGGGTAGCGGGCTGTTGGGAGTGCATGATTATGGTCGTGCGGAGCCTGCTGCGCCGTCCCGCAGCGATCGACTGCCAGGAACGGGGGGCGGGTCCGAACCACCAGGAGCAGGTGACGACTCTCAGCCGGGGGGAGAGCATCACGGAGGGGGTGACGGTCTTCAGCCGGGGCAGGGGGTTAGCGCGCCCGAGCCCTATCGGGGTGTGGATGCGGGCGGCCCGGACGGGGGACTGGTTGTGCACGTGGCGGGGGCGGTAAGAGATCCGGGGGTGTATACCCTGCCCGCGGGCGCCCGGGTGGTGGACGCCATCCGGGCGGCGGGCGGGGAAAGGGACGAAGGTGCCGCCTGGGTCCTGAATCTCGCCGCGCGGGTTCTGGACGGAGATCGCATCTACGTGCCCACCCGGCAGGAGGTGGCGGGGTCCGGGGCCGGGACCAACTGGCAACAAGCGTCTCCGGTCGCCTCCGGTGGGACCGGACCCCTGCGGCCGGTTGATATCAACCACGCTTCCGTCCAGGAGCTGGATACCGTTCCCGGAATCGGTCCTGCTCTGGCGCAACGCATTGTGGCTTTCCGCAAGGCCAACGGCCCCTTTGCTCGAGTGGAAGACCTCACCAGGGTTCCTGGCATCGGACCCAAAACCCTGGAGAGCATGAAGGACTGGCTGGTTGCCCGGTGAGGGGCCCTGATGCCTGCTGGAGGGCCCAGTACTTCGGCTAACGCCTGGCCGGAGAGCGCTTTCGCGCTTGCGGGGACAGGCAGGCGGCGAGGCAGTGAGGGGGGCAGTGATTGCAGGCAGTTGCTGAACCGTGCTAAGATCAGGCTGTCGCGTGCTCCGCTGAGGGGAAGGGAGAGAAATTGGGTTTTTCTTTGCGCTGTACGCGTTGCGGAGAGGTTTACCCGGCCGATCCGGCGGCCACTACCTGCCCGGTGTGTGATGGGGGTCCGGAATCCCCCAGCATCCTGGAAGTGAGGCAGGAAAGCGGACTGGATCGCGGCATGTGGGAAAGGATGTTGGCCCGATCTCCGCGTGAGTGGGGGATATGGCGCTTCGGAGAGATGCTCCCCGTGGAGAGGGTGCCCAGGAACTGCGGCGGTGAGGTGCTCACCGGAGGTGAAGGTGACACGCCGCTCCTGCGGGCATGGCGGCTGGGGGAGGAGTTGGGAGTCGACCTCTATCTGAAAAACGAAGCCTTCAATCCCACCGGCTCTTTCAAAGACCGGGTGGCTGCCATGGTGGTGGCCAAGGCCCTCGAGGCGGGGGCAGGCCGGCTGATCCTTTCGTCTTCCGGTAACATGGCGGCGGGGGTGGCTTCCCTGGCGGCGGTGGCGGGTTTGCGGGTCACGGCGGTGGTGGCACCGGAGACCAGCGTGGCCAAGGTGGCTCAGATCAAGATGTACGGGGCGGACGTGGTGCGGGTAGGCCCCACTGAGACGGACCGCCTGAATCTGTGTCTGGAAGCGGCCCGGCGCCTGGGATGGTTCACCGCCACTTCTCCCCTTTGTCCGTACGGGTCTTACGGGGCCAAGACCATGGCCTACGAGGAGTGGTATCAGCTGGGCGCGCGCAGAGACCGCGCGCCCGACTGGGTGGTTATCCCGGTGGGGTACGGCTGCAATTTCGTGGGGCACTGGAAGGGATACCTTGACCTCCTGGAGGCCGGTTTCATTTC
This genomic window from Bacillota bacterium contains:
- a CDS encoding TrkA family potassium uptake protein; the protein is MREFAVLGLGRFGSAVAKALFEQGHFVLGVDTDEAKVAAISQCCSRAVRADVTDEEALRALAIWEYDAVVVAMGNLQVSLLTTILLKEMGTKYVIAKAASEIHGKVLRKLGADRVVFPERDMGVRVARNLTAFRVVDHLEVSPEFSLVELTAGKEMAGKTLRQLSLRARYGVNVLMIKKGQEATYLPLADEVVNEGDVLVVAGRNEALARFEKVLEEAARVGHLP
- the leuS gene encoding leucine--tRNA ligase, with amino-acid sequence MATGYEPHSRELYWLDRWEEWDLYRAEQDPSRPKYYCLEMFPYPSGDFHMGHSRNYTIGDVLARFRRMNGYNVLHPMGYDAFGLPAENAAILRGMHPARWTWGNIDKLRYWFRRMGYSYDWEREISTCHPDYYRWTQWMFLFLHRRGLTYRARAPVNWCPRCATVLANEQVVQGGCWRCHTPVVRKELEQWFFRITAYADRLLEDLKLLDGWPERVKVMQANWIGRSEGAEIRFPVEELGEDITVFTTRQDTLYGATFMVLAPEHPLVKRLVAGKPHEARVLEFVAEATRRQQQPDEAVAERPKEGIFLGSYCRNPATGERMPIWVADYVLMEYGTGAVMGVPAHDQRDFEFARQHGLPVRVVIQPPGGNLDGETMSMAYDGPGVMVNSGPFDGTPSEEGRARVTAWGQEQGWARPAVQYRLRDWLVSRQRYWGAPIPVVYCEKCGIVPVPEEDLPVLLPEVVDFSPRGMSPLATSREFVETTCPTCRGPARRETDTMDTFVCSSWYYMRFVSPRYTAGPFQKEAAFYWLPVDQYTGGIEHAVLHLLYSRFFTKVLYDAGLVPEPEPFRRLLTQGMVLKDGAAMSKSRGNVVEPGPIVEKYGADTARIFVLFAAPPEKEIDWSERGVEGAFRFLMRVWRLGEVRHGLFRQVSGEPGSEVDSAGREVRRLVHRTIKKVTEDVRDRYMMNTALAALMEMVNGLYAYVGEDRTGGDPEVVAEALHSLARLLAPFAPFLAEEMWHHLGGDGSVHRQPWPAYDPALVAVEEVTVVVQVDGRVRHRFQAPADATPEDLEAQALAAPRVRQFLAGREVARVVTVPGKLVSIATVPLADRSSRSP
- a CDS encoding helix-hairpin-helix domain-containing protein encodes the protein MSSPERLATVVLLSLALLAVPVTLWRHGALGSGLLGVHDYGRAEPAAPSRSDRLPGTGGGSEPPGAGDDSQPGGEHHGGGDGLQPGQGVSAPEPYRGVDAGGPDGGLVVHVAGAVRDPGVYTLPAGARVVDAIRAAGGERDEGAAWVLNLAARVLDGDRIYVPTRQEVAGSGAGTNWQQASPVASGGTGPLRPVDINHASVQELDTVPGIGPALAQRIVAFRKANGPFARVEDLTRVPGIGPKTLESMKDWLVAR
- a CDS encoding threonine synthase; amino-acid sequence: MGFSLRCTRCGEVYPADPAATTCPVCDGGPESPSILEVRQESGLDRGMWERMLARSPREWGIWRFGEMLPVERVPRNCGGEVLTGGEGDTPLLRAWRLGEELGVDLYLKNEAFNPTGSFKDRVAAMVVAKALEAGAGRLILSSSGNMAAGVASLAAVAGLRVTAVVAPETSVAKVAQIKMYGADVVRVGPTETDRLNLCLEAARRLGWFTATSPLCPYGSYGAKTMAYEEWYQLGARRDRAPDWVVIPVGYGCNFVGHWKGYLDLLEAGFISRLPRLVAVQPEGSPSLVKAWEEGKEEGVPGPQNSIAGGISQTLTLNARQCLQAMRQTAGLGVTVSDTEMLDAQRDLARRAGVFAEPSAAAAVAGVKKLAARGMFAPGDSVIAVLTGSGLKDTEMALQSAGGDAPTIPPRVEALLEVLPPE